In Apium graveolens cultivar Ventura chromosome 10, ASM990537v1, whole genome shotgun sequence, the following are encoded in one genomic region:
- the LOC141690629 gene encoding F-box protein At3g07870-like, with protein sequence MDLLEELIAEIISRTPVRTIVSCKSVCKRWCNIVSEPFFSRLHLSISSKMLLLHQGDAEDVDDDNDGDLAVVELDDQHHQHDIHHEPMMRFSPGLALGDYVGLIGSVNGLIYLEDSYDDSAYVCNPITQEYIRLQDSEYTRVSYLKGYYGFRLVESNQQYKIVRFYKGRFPSTEYDLGSEVYTLGTGMWRDLGHVPFHLNEHDRGHYVSGRLHWLAGELICVFDLDRELFRSMEAPPRAPGNTDHFSILGVHNHFRNLGVLKGCLCICDITLYSELFIWVKRDYGVEDSWSKKLIITPNPPLHEGINTDMVRLLKVLKDGNILMYCDQLQLFTYHPQHKTLRHHIFPEGEFLTFGAMTYVPGFISLERSFTLEGVKRWESPQVED encoded by the coding sequence ATGGACTTACTAGAAGAATTGATTGCTGAAATTATATCAAGAACTCCTGTGAGGACAATAGTGTCATGCAAAAGCGTGTGCAAAAGATGGTGTAATATAGTTTCAGAACCATTTTTTTCGCGTCTGCATCTCTCTATATCATCTAAAATGCTTTTACTTCATCAAGGAGACGCCGAGGACGTAGATGATGACAATGATGGTGACCTTGCAGTGGTTGAACTAGATGACCAACATCACCAACATGATATTCATCACGAGCCTATGATGAGATTTTCCCCGGGACTTGCCTTGGGAGACTATGTGGGGTTAATTGGATCAGTTAATGGGTTAATATACTTAGAAGATAGTTATGATGATTCAGCATATGTATGCAATCCAATTACACAAGAGTACATACGCCTTCAAGATTCCGAGTACACCAGAGTATCATATTTAAAGGGATATTATGGCTTTAGACTTGTTGAATCGAACCAACAGTACAAGATTGTACGTTTTTATAAGGGTAGATTTCCTTCAACTGAATATGACCTAGGGAGCGAGGTTTATACGCTTGGAACCGGCATGTGGAGAGATCTAGGACATGTCCCCTTCCATCTGAATGAACATGATAGGGGTCACTATGTCAGTGGCCGCCTCCATTGGTTAGCTGGTGAACTAATATGTGTTTTCGATTTGGATAGAGAATTATTTCGTTCAATGGAAGCTCCTCCACGGGCTCCTGGGAATACAGATCATTTTAGCATCTTGGGAGTCCATAATCATTTTAGGAACTTGGGAGTACTTAAAGGTTGCTTGTGTATATGTGATATAACACTATACTCTGAACTTTTTATTTGGGTGAAGAGAGATTATGGCGTGGAAGATAGTTGGAGTAAAAAACTCATCATCACTCCTAATCCTCCGTTACATGAAGGTATAAATACCGACATGGTTCGGCTTCTTAAAGTTCTCAAAGATGGGAACATCTTAATGTATTGTGACCAACTTCAATTGTTCACTTATCATCCTCAACATAAAACATTGCGACATCATATTTTCCCGGAGGGTGAGTTTCTCACATTTGGTGCGATGACTTATGTCCCCGGTTTTATCAGTCTAGAGAGGAGTTTCACCTTGGAGGGTGTCAAAAGATGGGAGTCTCCTCAAGTAGAAGACTGA